Proteins encoded by one window of Streptomyces uncialis:
- a CDS encoding FecCD family ABC transporter permease, which translates to MTLDKTGRPAASRTRAGTRRRWTGLALLLAAVPVVTALSLAVGAGGVPPGTVFDVLLRPDGSEAAVIVHELRIPRTVLALAVGAALGLAGALMQGQTRNPLADPGLLGIEAGAALAVVLAIALLGVDHIAGYLWFGLAGAGAATVAVLAVGSRRGGPDPLSLVLAGAATTALLTAVTQAFVTRDSRSVQAYRVWGSGTVMGRGIDIFLQALPLLGLLLAVAVAPGLNLLQLGDDVARSLGQHPLRQKILGIGAIMVLCGTATAACGPIGFIGLTVPHAARRLCGVDHRWVTAYSAVLGGLLLTLADTIGRVLAPPSEVHVGIVTALLGGPVFVVLVRRARLVRV; encoded by the coding sequence ATGACGCTCGACAAGACCGGCCGCCCAGCCGCCTCGCGTACCCGCGCGGGCACCCGAAGACGCTGGACCGGACTCGCGTTGCTGCTCGCCGCGGTGCCCGTCGTCACGGCGCTGAGTCTGGCCGTGGGGGCGGGCGGTGTCCCGCCCGGGACGGTGTTCGACGTGCTGCTGCGTCCCGACGGCAGCGAGGCGGCCGTCATCGTCCACGAACTGCGGATACCCCGGACGGTGCTGGCGCTCGCCGTCGGTGCCGCGCTCGGGCTGGCGGGAGCGCTGATGCAGGGGCAGACCCGCAACCCGCTGGCGGATCCCGGTCTGCTGGGGATCGAGGCGGGCGCCGCGCTCGCGGTGGTGCTCGCCATCGCGCTGCTCGGCGTCGACCACATCGCCGGTTACCTGTGGTTCGGGCTCGCCGGTGCCGGTGCCGCGACCGTCGCCGTCCTGGCCGTCGGCTCCCGCCGGGGCGGACCCGACCCGCTCTCGCTGGTCCTGGCCGGCGCCGCGACGACCGCCCTGCTGACAGCCGTCACCCAGGCCTTCGTGACACGCGACTCCCGCTCGGTCCAGGCCTACCGCGTCTGGGGGTCGGGCACGGTCATGGGCCGGGGGATCGACATCTTCCTCCAGGCCCTGCCCCTGCTCGGGCTGTTGCTGGCCGTCGCCGTCGCACCCGGGCTCAATCTGCTGCAACTCGGCGACGACGTCGCCCGGTCCCTGGGACAGCACCCGCTGCGGCAGAAGATCCTGGGCATCGGCGCGATCATGGTCCTGTGCGGTACGGCCACCGCCGCCTGCGGCCCGATCGGATTCATCGGCCTCACCGTCCCCCACGCGGCCCGCCGGCTGTGCGGGGTCGACCACCGCTGGGTGACCGCGTACTCCGCCGTTCTCGGTGGACTGCTCCTGACCCTGGCCGACACGATCGGCCGCGTCCTCGCACCCCCTTCGGAGGTCCACGTCGGCATCGTGACGGCACTCCTCGGCGGACCCGTCTTCGTGGTCCTCGTGCGGCGCGCCCGGCTGGTGCGCGTATGA
- a CDS encoding FAD-dependent monooxygenase has product MKVTVVGGGIAGLTCALSLHAAGFPARVYEGARTVEAVGVGINLLPHAVRELAELGLAGELAFIALPPHRLSYRDRTGEPVWEEPLGLTAGYRWPQYSVHRGHLQMTLLAAVRERLGPDSVRTGLRFQRFEQSADGVRSHFLDRASGLPVLDDADVLVGCDGVDSAVRAQLHPDEGAPNRNGVHMWRGVARHPHVLGGRSIVVAGGTPGAKFVAYPIEDPAAEGGEPLMNWVLEVRHGPSGPPADGPGPGGTGRRVTTAEARAALASWDLPWIDLAALVERSPAILEYPMLDRDPLPRWSFGRVTLLGDAAHPMFPMGMNGGSQSVVDTRVLAWCLARENGPVAALRRYDGMRREVVNAVVTANRDLGPEEIIARAADRGGPLPTAHADRIAHRYRELAQATVAQVNTHPSWTVPHPAGEPVR; this is encoded by the coding sequence ATGAAGGTGACTGTCGTGGGTGGGGGCATCGCCGGGTTGACCTGTGCCCTGAGCCTGCACGCCGCGGGGTTCCCGGCGCGGGTGTACGAGGGGGCCCGGACCGTCGAGGCGGTCGGCGTGGGCATCAATCTGCTGCCGCACGCCGTCCGGGAACTCGCCGAACTGGGTCTGGCCGGTGAACTGGCCTTCATCGCGCTCCCCCCGCACCGGCTGAGCTACCGCGACCGGACGGGCGAACCGGTGTGGGAGGAGCCACTGGGACTCACGGCCGGCTACCGGTGGCCGCAGTACTCCGTGCACCGCGGGCATCTCCAGATGACGCTGCTGGCGGCGGTGCGCGAGCGGCTGGGGCCGGACTCGGTCCGTACCGGGCTGCGGTTCCAGCGCTTCGAGCAGTCCGCGGACGGCGTCCGCTCCCACTTCCTGGACCGCGCGAGCGGCCTGCCCGTGCTGGACGACGCCGATGTACTGGTCGGCTGCGACGGTGTCGACTCCGCGGTCCGCGCCCAACTCCACCCGGACGAGGGCGCCCCGAACCGCAACGGCGTCCATATGTGGCGAGGCGTCGCCCGCCACCCGCATGTCCTCGGCGGGCGCTCGATCGTGGTGGCCGGGGGCACCCCCGGCGCGAAGTTCGTCGCCTACCCGATCGAGGACCCCGCGGCCGAGGGCGGCGAACCCCTGATGAACTGGGTGCTGGAGGTACGGCACGGACCGTCCGGCCCGCCCGCCGACGGCCCCGGCCCCGGCGGCACCGGCCGTCGCGTCACCACGGCGGAGGCCCGCGCCGCCCTGGCGTCCTGGGACCTCCCGTGGATCGACCTCGCGGCGCTGGTCGAGCGCTCACCCGCGATCCTCGAATACCCGATGCTCGACCGCGACCCCCTGCCGCGCTGGAGCTTCGGACGGGTCACCCTGCTCGGCGACGCCGCGCACCCGATGTTCCCCATGGGCATGAACGGCGGATCGCAGTCCGTCGTCGACACCCGGGTGCTGGCCTGGTGCCTGGCCCGGGAGAACGGTCCCGTGGCCGCGCTGCGCCGCTACGACGGGATGCGCCGGGAGGTCGTCAACGCGGTCGTGACGGCCAATCGGGACCTGGGGCCGGAGGAGATCATCGCGCGGGCCGCGGACCGGGGCGGGCCGCTGCCCACCGCCCACGCCGACCGGATCGCGCACCGCTACCGAGAGCTGGCACAGGCCACCGTGGCCCAGGTCAACACCCACCCGTCATGGACGGTCCCGCACCCTGCCGGGGAACCGGTCCGGTGA
- a CDS encoding ABC transporter ATP-binding protein: protein MTDPAVHRPVSRLGAEAVTVGYGGDPVVRDVTLDVPDGTVTTIIGPNGCGKSTLLRTMARLLTPSSGRVRLDGESVHDTPTREVSGRVCLLPQHPVAPDGLVVRDLVTRGRHPHQRWFRQWSPRDEEAVDRALELTGVADLRDRRVDELSGGQRQRVWIAMTLAQDTEIMLLDEPTTFLDLAHQVEVVDLVLQLNRERGRTVAMVLHDLTLAARCSDLVVVMKDGAILERGKPNEVFTPGMLAEVFGLDADVLSDPRTGLPIVVPVNSRSATADQVRSPRGAPGPPR from the coding sequence ATGACCGACCCGGCCGTTCACCGGCCCGTCTCCCGGCTGGGCGCCGAGGCCGTGACCGTCGGCTACGGCGGTGACCCGGTCGTCCGGGACGTCACCCTCGACGTTCCCGACGGGACGGTCACCACGATCATCGGCCCGAACGGATGCGGGAAGTCGACGCTGCTGCGCACCATGGCCCGTCTGCTCACACCCTCCTCGGGACGGGTGCGCCTCGACGGGGAATCCGTGCACGACACCCCGACCCGGGAGGTGTCCGGACGCGTCTGTCTGCTCCCGCAGCATCCGGTCGCGCCCGACGGTCTCGTGGTACGCGACCTGGTCACCCGGGGGCGGCATCCGCATCAGCGGTGGTTCCGCCAGTGGTCACCGCGGGACGAGGAGGCGGTGGACCGCGCGTTGGAGCTGACCGGGGTGGCCGATCTCCGCGACCGGCGCGTCGACGAACTCTCGGGAGGCCAGCGGCAGCGCGTCTGGATCGCCATGACGCTGGCCCAGGACACGGAGATCATGCTGCTCGACGAGCCGACCACCTTCCTCGACCTGGCCCATCAGGTCGAGGTGGTCGACCTGGTGCTTCAGCTGAACAGGGAACGCGGCCGCACCGTCGCGATGGTGCTGCACGATCTCACCCTGGCCGCGCGTTGCAGCGATCTGGTGGTCGTCATGAAGGACGGCGCGATCCTGGAACGGGGAAAGCCGAACGAGGTGTTCACTCCCGGCATGCTGGCCGAGGTCTTCGGGCTCGACGCGGATGTGCTGTCCGACCCGCGCACCGGTCTGCCGATCGTCGTACCGGTGAACTCCCGTTCCGCCACCGCCGACCAGGTCCGGTCGCCGCGCGGCGCACCCGGTCCGCCGAGGTGA
- a CDS encoding ABC transporter substrate-binding protein, with protein MLYTVTGRRAARATAAFAVAVLFLTACGSGSGGGGGDSTGGGPREVTLAGAYGRTTVPVTDEKVWALDPRTATELLAIGVTPTHVGRSTHKGDAAFQAQERLLADEGIELVEPDKVELVLEAGPSVIIGEQSLSSDELAEELKKIAPVLITRATASWEENLRLLGRATGRGERAGSVIEHLDRETTATRRDIEEAGLAGETVSLMSACGEGNFCAYGSGRTAGPVLTDLGFKRPSAHGQDRTGAKYGYTSVSEEKLGELVAPIVFVLSGSVQYGAPDPLDNPLFEVGDARTGVVDFAAWYGSGSFDVSWVLNDIRAVLLDDGTVTDQVSGVELFEELRKAGA; from the coding sequence ATGCTGTACACCGTCACCGGCCGCCGAGCCGCGCGAGCCACCGCCGCGTTCGCCGTGGCCGTGCTCTTCCTCACCGCCTGCGGCTCCGGCTCCGGTGGCGGGGGCGGGGACTCCACCGGCGGCGGGCCGCGCGAGGTGACGCTCGCCGGTGCCTACGGCCGGACCACCGTCCCCGTCACCGACGAGAAGGTCTGGGCACTCGATCCGAGGACCGCGACCGAGCTCCTCGCGATCGGTGTGACCCCCACCCATGTCGGCCGGTCCACGCACAAGGGCGACGCGGCCTTCCAGGCACAGGAGCGGTTGCTGGCCGACGAGGGGATCGAGCTGGTCGAACCCGACAAGGTCGAACTCGTCCTGGAGGCGGGGCCGTCGGTCATCATCGGGGAACAGAGCCTCAGCAGCGACGAGCTGGCCGAGGAGCTGAAGAAGATCGCGCCGGTGCTGATCACCCGGGCCACCGCGTCCTGGGAGGAGAACCTGCGCCTCCTCGGCCGGGCCACCGGCCGGGGTGAGCGGGCCGGGTCCGTCATCGAGCACCTCGACCGGGAGACCACCGCCACCAGGCGCGACATCGAGGAGGCGGGGCTGGCGGGCGAGACCGTGTCGCTGATGTCCGCGTGCGGAGAGGGGAACTTCTGCGCCTACGGCAGCGGCCGGACCGCCGGTCCGGTCCTGACCGACCTGGGGTTCAAGCGCCCCTCCGCGCACGGCCAGGACCGGACCGGCGCCAAATACGGCTACACGAGCGTCAGCGAGGAGAAGCTGGGCGAACTGGTCGCCCCGATCGTCTTCGTCCTGTCCGGCTCCGTCCAGTACGGTGCGCCGGACCCGCTGGACAACCCGCTGTTCGAGGTCGGTGACGCCAGGACCGGCGTGGTCGACTTCGCCGCCTGGTACGGCTCCGGTTCCTTCGACGTGTCCTGGGTCCTCAACGACATCCGCGCCGTCCTGCTGGACGACGGGACCGTCACCGACCAGGTGAGCGGCGTCGAGCTGTTCGAAGAGCTCAGGAAGGCGGGCGCCTGA
- a CDS encoding ABC transporter ATP-binding protein, with the protein MIRRLYRLWPNPRLLARLWLLTAAQAVLQGLMLALLVPVLDAVVRPEPDLAAATPWLVVGACGAAMYAVLSIIATPVGFAAAGALAAQLRRRLMRHVSTLTLGWFTAEHKARLARGVTADVGNAAHLAVTIGGPVITSTLLPATVVAVTFAVDWRMALLLCVIALVAYAALRRAARIAEIAEIELERAATGVASRAIELGQAQPVLRAAGHADGTPRMRAALEDHRETYRDGMRRARQPFFVYTGVIMGGFVAVLALAAQLMLTGRVGVAEAIALLVLAARFLEPLGNLIDLIGALRALRNQIVRIEELLATPTLPVPTEPVRGIETAEVEFSHVDFTYPGGDSPALRDVSLRCRPGTTTALVGPSGSGKTTVTRLIARFFDIDAGQVRVGGTDVRELDPGVLLDEIAIVFQDVYLFDDTIENNLRLAHPEATWDELREVAAAARLDEVIERLPEGWHTRVGEAGAQLSGGERQRVAIARAMLKRARIVLVDEASSALDPENEAAITQAISNLGDDPARTVIVIAHRPATLATADHVVSLDGGRVVEAGTPAELLRTGGTFARLSRQYERSRHWRIVSIAP; encoded by the coding sequence ATGATCCGCCGTCTGTACCGACTGTGGCCGAATCCGCGGCTGCTGGCCCGGCTCTGGCTTCTCACCGCGGCCCAGGCCGTCCTGCAAGGGCTGATGCTCGCCCTGCTCGTCCCGGTCCTGGACGCCGTCGTACGGCCCGAGCCCGATCTCGCCGCCGCCACGCCGTGGCTGGTGGTCGGCGCGTGCGGCGCCGCCATGTACGCGGTGCTGAGCATCATCGCCACCCCGGTGGGATTCGCGGCTGCGGGAGCGCTCGCGGCGCAACTGCGCCGCCGGCTGATGCGCCATGTGAGCACCCTGACGCTGGGCTGGTTCACCGCCGAGCACAAGGCGCGGCTGGCGCGGGGGGTGACCGCGGACGTGGGCAACGCCGCGCATCTCGCCGTGACGATCGGCGGCCCCGTGATCACCTCGACCCTGCTGCCCGCGACGGTCGTCGCCGTGACGTTCGCGGTCGACTGGCGGATGGCACTGCTGCTGTGCGTGATCGCGCTGGTCGCCTACGCGGCGCTGCGGCGGGCCGCGCGGATCGCGGAGATCGCGGAGATCGAGCTGGAGCGGGCGGCGACCGGGGTCGCCAGCCGGGCGATCGAGCTCGGCCAGGCCCAGCCCGTCCTGCGGGCCGCGGGCCATGCCGACGGCACACCCCGGATGCGGGCCGCGCTGGAGGACCACCGCGAGACCTACCGCGACGGCATGCGCCGCGCCAGGCAGCCGTTCTTCGTGTACACCGGCGTGATCATGGGCGGGTTCGTCGCGGTGCTCGCGCTGGCCGCGCAGCTGATGCTCACCGGGCGCGTCGGGGTCGCCGAGGCGATCGCGCTGCTCGTACTGGCCGCCCGCTTCCTGGAGCCGCTCGGCAACCTGATCGACCTCATCGGGGCACTGCGCGCGCTGCGCAACCAGATCGTGCGCATCGAGGAACTGCTGGCGACCCCCACCCTGCCCGTGCCGACCGAGCCGGTGCGCGGGATCGAGACGGCCGAGGTCGAGTTCTCGCACGTCGACTTCACCTATCCGGGCGGTGACAGCCCCGCGTTGCGTGACGTGTCGCTGCGCTGCCGGCCGGGCACCACCACCGCGCTGGTCGGGCCCTCGGGCTCCGGGAAGACGACGGTGACCCGGCTCATCGCGCGCTTCTTCGACATCGACGCGGGCCAGGTACGGGTCGGCGGCACCGATGTCCGGGAACTCGACCCGGGTGTCCTGCTCGACGAGATCGCCATCGTCTTCCAGGACGTCTATCTGTTCGACGACACCATCGAGAACAACCTGCGCCTCGCACATCCGGAGGCGACATGGGACGAGCTGCGGGAGGTGGCCGCCGCGGCGCGGCTCGACGAGGTGATCGAGCGGCTGCCGGAGGGCTGGCACACCCGGGTGGGCGAGGCCGGCGCCCAGTTGTCGGGCGGTGAGCGCCAGCGGGTGGCGATCGCGCGGGCGATGCTCAAGCGGGCCCGGATCGTGCTCGTCGACGAGGCCAGCTCCGCGCTCGACCCCGAGAACGAGGCCGCGATCACCCAGGCCATCTCCAATCTCGGTGACGACCCCGCCCGCACGGTGATCGTGATCGCCCACCGTCCCGCCACCCTGGCCACGGCGGATCACGTGGTCTCGCTCGACGGGGGCCGGGTCGTGGAGGCCGGTACGCCCGCCGAACTGCTGCGCACGGGAGGGACGTTCGCGCGGCTCAGCCGGCAGTACGAGCGGTCGCGTCACTGGCGCATCGTCAGCATCGCGCCCTGA
- a CDS encoding LysR family transcriptional regulator, with translation MELRTLEYFVAVAEEGSFTKAAVRCHVVQPAISQQIRSLERELGEPLFERLPRRVVLTSGGAALLPHARDCLAAAAAAALEFADRAGLLDGALALGTVGGLEGTRVPRLLGEYHRRYPGISVRLIGASSPSLLGAVREGRLDAAVMAPPPQGLPAAVGSRTLLEDRIVAVLPAGSRAANVPMPLAEAARSTVISYGPDSGVHAFIRDAFAARALRLDIAYATNDVALQVALVAERVGIALTSHASPVLATDPRFVVVPLEPAIRLRKVFVWRLGPRLGAPLRAFLDLWTELSGIPAE, from the coding sequence ATGGAGCTCCGCACCCTTGAGTACTTCGTTGCGGTGGCGGAGGAGGGGTCGTTCACCAAGGCGGCGGTCCGTTGTCATGTCGTTCAGCCCGCGATCAGCCAGCAGATCCGGTCCCTGGAGAGGGAACTGGGCGAGCCGCTGTTCGAACGGCTGCCCCGGCGGGTGGTCCTCACCTCCGGGGGTGCCGCTCTGCTGCCGCACGCCCGGGACTGTCTGGCGGCGGCAGCGGCGGCGGCCCTGGAGTTCGCCGACCGTGCCGGTCTGCTGGACGGGGCGCTCGCGCTGGGGACCGTCGGCGGTCTGGAGGGTACCCGTGTCCCCCGGCTGCTCGGGGAGTACCACCGCCGGTATCCCGGGATCTCCGTGCGTCTCATCGGGGCGTCGAGCCCGTCACTGCTGGGAGCGGTCCGCGAAGGGCGGCTCGACGCGGCCGTGATGGCGCCGCCGCCGCAGGGGCTGCCCGCCGCCGTCGGGTCGCGGACCCTGCTGGAGGACCGGATCGTCGCGGTCCTCCCCGCCGGGAGCCGGGCGGCGAACGTCCCGATGCCCCTCGCGGAGGCGGCCCGGAGCACCGTCATCAGTTACGGCCCCGACAGCGGGGTCCACGCGTTCATCCGTGACGCCTTCGCCGCGCGGGCGCTTCGGCTGGACATCGCGTACGCGACGAACGACGTCGCCCTCCAGGTGGCCCTGGTCGCGGAGCGGGTGGGCATCGCCCTGACCTCCCACGCGAGTCCGGTTCTGGCCACCGACCCGCGCTTCGTCGTCGTGCCGCTGGAACCCGCCATCCGGTTGCGGAAGGTGTTCGTCTGGCGGCTGGGCCCGCGGCTCGGCGCGCCGTTGCGGGCGTTTCTCGACCTGTGGACGGAACTGTCGGGAATTCCGGCCGAATGA
- a CDS encoding FecCD family ABC transporter permease: MSTRLRAAEAPLRLGGASWLLPLRSLAATLAGVALLVLLVITDLATGDFGIGPGAVFRALVIGDDPAHTLLVRELRLPQVTVAVLAGAALGLAGALTQTFARNPLASPDILGVTQGASLAAVLVIVGTASEGSGGGPVDGALQHFGLVPAAFAGGITAAVLLRVLAGGRGTDPQRLVLTGIAVGAVLAALTRWVLVRASIDDAASAQRWLFGNLDGRGWDHAVPVAVVLAAMFPLSLLLGRHLGAIQLGDDTARGLGVRLGATRLLTLLAAVLLAAAAVSAVGPLGFVAFAVPQIALRLTGGSRPPLVASAVYGACLVVVADLMCRNVLASGVPAGVVTACVGAPYLIWLLVRTNRRTTV, from the coding sequence ATGAGCACCCGGCTCCGGGCCGCCGAGGCCCCGCTGCGCCTCGGGGGCGCCTCCTGGCTGCTGCCGCTGCGCTCCCTCGCCGCCACGCTCGCCGGTGTCGCGCTGCTCGTCCTGCTCGTCATCACAGACCTGGCGACCGGTGACTTCGGCATCGGTCCCGGAGCGGTGTTCCGCGCGCTGGTCATCGGCGACGACCCCGCCCACACGCTGTTGGTCAGGGAACTGCGGCTGCCGCAGGTCACCGTGGCCGTCCTGGCGGGCGCCGCCCTGGGGCTCGCGGGGGCGCTGACCCAGACCTTCGCCCGCAATCCGCTGGCCAGCCCCGACATCCTCGGTGTCACCCAGGGAGCCTCGTTGGCCGCCGTGCTCGTCATCGTCGGGACGGCCTCGGAGGGGAGCGGCGGCGGACCGGTCGACGGGGCGCTCCAGCACTTCGGTCTCGTACCCGCCGCCTTCGCCGGGGGTATCACCGCGGCCGTCCTGCTCCGCGTCCTCGCCGGTGGGCGGGGAACCGATCCGCAACGGCTGGTCCTGACGGGCATCGCCGTCGGCGCGGTGCTCGCCGCCCTCACCCGGTGGGTGCTGGTCCGGGCCAGTATCGACGACGCAGCGAGCGCCCAGAGGTGGCTGTTCGGCAACCTCGACGGGCGCGGCTGGGACCACGCCGTCCCCGTCGCCGTCGTCCTCGCCGCGATGTTCCCGCTCTCGCTGCTGCTCGGCCGGCACCTCGGCGCGATCCAGCTCGGCGACGACACCGCCCGCGGACTCGGGGTACGGCTGGGTGCGACGCGGCTCCTGACCCTGCTGGCCGCCGTGCTGCTCGCGGCGGCGGCCGTCTCCGCCGTCGGGCCGCTGGGCTTCGTCGCGTTCGCCGTCCCGCAGATCGCCCTCCGGCTGACGGGCGGATCGCGGCCACCCCTCGTCGCCTCGGCGGTCTACGGCGCCTGCCTCGTCGTCGTCGCCGATCTGATGTGCCGCAACGTCCTTGCCTCGGGCGTCCCCGCCGGGGTCGTCACCGCCTGCGTCGGAGCGCCCTACCTGATCTGGCTTCTTGTGCGTACCAACCGGAGGACCACCGTATGA